The following are encoded together in the Nocardia sp. XZ_19_385 genome:
- a CDS encoding VOC family protein has translation MSVTTTTHLNFRGDARAALEFYHSVFGGDLAVVTYADAGNLGEAPDQVMWGQVRADNGFHVMAYDVPTPLPYDQGENSFFVSLRGETVEEVTAYWNQLAADATVVIPLGPAGWAHAYGMLRDPFGIVWVLDVVSKYNG, from the coding sequence ATGTCGGTCACGACCACAACTCATCTGAACTTCCGCGGCGACGCCCGAGCGGCGCTGGAGTTCTACCACTCCGTATTCGGCGGCGACCTCGCCGTCGTCACCTACGCGGACGCCGGGAACCTCGGGGAGGCCCCCGACCAGGTGATGTGGGGCCAGGTGCGCGCCGACAACGGCTTCCACGTCATGGCCTACGACGTGCCCACACCCCTGCCCTACGACCAGGGCGAGAACTCGTTCTTCGTCTCCCTGCGCGGCGAAACCGTCGAGGAAGTTACTGCCTACTGGAACCAGCTCGCCGCCGACGCAACGGTCGTGATCCCCCTGGGCCCGGCAGGCTGGGCCCACGCCTACGGCATGCTGCGCGACCCCTTCGGCATCGTCTGGGTCCTCGACGTAGTCAGCAAATACAACGGGTAA
- a CDS encoding MspA family porin, which yields MFGKILGTALAATAFGIGQTVVATADTFVPLPGGTITRELADGTTATLSLDSESAKISGSMGATPVHRNVWVTARASVDLAGPSASTATIKLSPGYIVGCQVDIAGITESGNETATASQGAQGAWSVAPAEAIGTGITFGPGKAVARLMLDLEMPDDYGQESHKRYNKVPGPHTSVTWIDETFSVDGCGGYAQARAFVAAEIGSTNFIGNVLLWGQPFSIG from the coding sequence ATTCGGGATCGGTCAGACGGTGGTGGCCACCGCCGACACCTTCGTACCGCTGCCCGGCGGAACGATCACGCGTGAACTGGCCGACGGAACCACCGCGACCCTTAGCCTCGACTCGGAGTCGGCCAAGATCAGCGGATCGATGGGCGCGACACCGGTGCATCGCAATGTGTGGGTAACCGCCCGCGCGAGTGTGGATCTCGCGGGCCCGAGCGCCTCGACCGCGACGATCAAGCTCAGTCCCGGTTACATCGTCGGCTGTCAGGTGGATATCGCCGGGATCACCGAGAGCGGCAACGAAACCGCGACCGCGTCCCAGGGCGCGCAAGGCGCGTGGTCGGTGGCGCCGGCCGAGGCTATCGGCACCGGAATCACCTTCGGCCCCGGCAAAGCGGTAGCTCGTCTGATGCTGGATCTGGAAATGCCCGACGATTACGGCCAGGAATCACACAAGCGCTACAACAAGGTGCCAGGACCGCACACCAGCGTGACCTGGATCGACGAGACCTTCTCGGTGGACGGCTGCGGCGGATACGCGCAGGCCCGAGCCTTCGTGGCGGCCGAGATCGGCAGCACCAACTTCATCGGGAACGTGCTGCTGTGGGGTCAGCCATTCAGCATCGGCTGA
- a CDS encoding alpha/beta fold hydrolase, producing the protein MIGAKSVTGALCAVAGVLAGVFGVPANARAQPSANPVLLVHGWTAGGVLPVAADWSDALRSALEDDGRPVYVVDLPGELNIPNAEAIAQVARQASRDHGGAKVDVVGHSMGGLSARYFVKYLGGQDLTAHYVSIGTGQYGWYPTCVLPLDLGGEMCPASGFLAILNDGLDTPGDVSYTTLRTRADDAGPFHTPMDNRPLEGRSCVATGIDGGPHADEPKNPTVIAAILEALNDRCPGLVVDEKGPPA; encoded by the coding sequence ATGATCGGTGCAAAGTCGGTGACGGGTGCGCTCTGCGCAGTCGCGGGAGTGCTTGCCGGAGTGTTCGGCGTGCCGGCGAACGCGCGGGCCCAGCCCAGTGCGAATCCTGTTCTGCTCGTGCATGGTTGGACCGCGGGCGGAGTGCTACCGGTCGCGGCCGACTGGTCCGACGCGCTCCGGTCGGCCCTAGAGGATGACGGCCGCCCGGTCTACGTCGTCGATCTCCCCGGTGAATTGAATATCCCGAACGCGGAAGCGATCGCACAGGTTGCCCGGCAGGCCTCGCGCGACCACGGCGGCGCGAAGGTCGACGTGGTGGGCCACAGCATGGGCGGCCTCTCTGCCCGCTACTTCGTGAAATACCTCGGCGGCCAAGACCTGACCGCGCACTATGTCTCCATCGGCACGGGCCAATACGGTTGGTACCCGACCTGTGTGCTCCCGCTCGACCTGGGCGGCGAAATGTGCCCGGCCAGTGGGTTTCTCGCCATTCTCAACGATGGCCTCGACACCCCCGGCGACGTCTCCTACACCACCCTGCGCACGCGCGCCGACGACGCGGGCCCCTTCCACACACCCATGGACAACCGTCCCCTCGAAGGGCGCTCCTGCGTGGCAACCGGCATCGACGGCGGCCCGCACGCCGACGAACCGAAGAACCCGACTGTCATCGCCGCGATCCTCGAAGCCCTGAACGATCGCTGCCCCGGCCTGGTCGTAGACGAAAAGGGGCCGCCCGCATAA
- a CDS encoding flavin reductase family protein, with the protein MAEETLRAFDAVVARANPPVWVVTVVAGEQRAGCLVGFASQVSIEPRQFLVGLSTANHTFDIAGGAKYLAVHLLDGADTALAQLFGGETGTDLDKFDHCEWTPGPHGLPILTGAAGWFTGAIIERIEFGDHVGHLLTPTAASAPPEDRSGLHYRSVAEIEPGHEAG; encoded by the coding sequence ATGGCAGAAGAAACTCTCCGCGCGTTCGACGCGGTTGTCGCACGCGCCAACCCTCCGGTGTGGGTCGTGACAGTCGTGGCGGGGGAACAGCGGGCCGGATGTCTGGTCGGCTTCGCCAGCCAGGTCAGCATCGAGCCGCGCCAGTTCCTCGTCGGACTGTCCACCGCCAACCACACTTTCGACATCGCCGGCGGTGCGAAATACCTGGCGGTGCACCTGCTCGACGGCGCGGACACCGCACTGGCACAACTCTTCGGCGGCGAAACCGGCACCGACCTCGACAAGTTCGACCACTGCGAATGGACTCCCGGCCCGCATGGCCTGCCGATCTTGACCGGCGCAGCCGGCTGGTTCACCGGTGCGATCATCGAACGCATCGAATTCGGCGACCATGTCGGCCATCTGCTGACCCCCACGGCCGCCTCCGCGCCACCCGAGGACCGCAGCGGTCTGCACTACCGCAGCGTCGCCGAAATCGAACCCGGCCACGAAGCAGGCTAA
- a CDS encoding NarK/NasA family nitrate transporter yields the protein MTSLQTAVRTGSPTLNLALATWVSAINFWAWNLIGPLSPRYADTMDLSSTQASLMVAMPILVGSLGRIASGALTDRLGGRTMFIGVSLASIVPVVAVGIAGSVESYPLMLVFAFLLGIPGTIFAVGIPFANSWYVPARRGFATGVFGAGMVGTAVSAFFTPRFVGWFGVLPTHLIVAGALAVTALLCILFLRNSPEFTPNTDPVLPKLRAAMKLGVTWEMSFLYAVVFGGFVAFSSYLPTYIKNVYEFSAVDAGTRTAAFALAAVIARPIGGALSDRIAPKYIVATSLIGTAAMAVLASFKPPADVWSAVTFITLALFLGIGTGGVFAWVAQRSPSSSVGSITGIVSAAGGLGGYFPPLIMGITYDEAGRSYAVGLLLLAATALAALIYVVVKLRRTE from the coding sequence GTGACCTCGCTACAGACAGCGGTACGCACCGGGTCCCCGACCCTCAACCTGGCCCTTGCGACCTGGGTTTCGGCGATCAACTTCTGGGCGTGGAACCTCATCGGCCCGCTCTCGCCCCGCTACGCCGACACGATGGACCTGAGTAGCACGCAGGCCTCCCTGATGGTGGCGATGCCGATCCTGGTCGGCTCGCTGGGCCGGATCGCCTCGGGCGCGCTCACCGACCGGCTCGGTGGCCGCACGATGTTCATCGGGGTCTCGCTGGCCTCGATCGTGCCCGTCGTCGCGGTCGGCATCGCGGGCAGCGTCGAGTCCTATCCGCTGATGCTGGTGTTCGCCTTCCTGCTCGGCATCCCCGGCACGATCTTCGCCGTCGGTATTCCGTTCGCGAATTCCTGGTACGTGCCGGCGCGGCGCGGCTTTGCGACCGGCGTGTTCGGAGCGGGCATGGTCGGCACGGCGGTGTCCGCGTTCTTCACACCGCGCTTCGTCGGCTGGTTCGGGGTGCTGCCGACCCACCTGATCGTGGCGGGCGCGCTCGCGGTGACCGCGCTGCTGTGCATCCTGTTCCTGCGGAACTCGCCGGAGTTCACCCCGAACACCGACCCGGTGCTGCCCAAACTGCGCGCCGCGATGAAACTCGGTGTCACCTGGGAGATGTCGTTCCTCTACGCCGTGGTGTTCGGCGGCTTCGTCGCCTTCAGTTCATATCTGCCGACCTACATCAAGAACGTCTACGAATTCTCCGCCGTCGACGCCGGCACCCGCACCGCCGCCTTCGCTCTCGCCGCGGTGATCGCCCGTCCCATCGGCGGTGCGCTCTCGGACCGGATCGCGCCGAAGTACATCGTGGCCACCTCCCTGATCGGCACCGCGGCGATGGCGGTGCTGGCCTCGTTCAAGCCGCCCGCCGACGTCTGGTCGGCGGTCACCTTCATCACGTTGGCGCTGTTCCTCGGGATCGGAACCGGCGGCGTATTCGCCTGGGTGGCGCAGCGCTCGCCCAGCTCCAGCGTCGGCAGCATCACCGGAATCGTCTCCGCGGCAGGCGGTCTCGGTGGTTACTTCCCACCGTTGATCATGGGCATCACCTACGACGAGGCCGGCCGCAGCTACGCGGTGGGTCTGCTGCTCCTGGCGGCGACCGCGCTCGCCGCGCTGATCTACGTCGTGGTCAAGCTGCGGCGCACCGAATAG
- a CDS encoding YafY family protein, which produces MPKTSARLLALLSLLQARRDWPGALLAERLEVSPRTVRRDIDRLRELGYPIATAKGPDGGYRLGAGTNLPPLLFDDEQAVALAVALRTAAATGADVAEAAVRALNTIRQVMPARLRHRVDALDLTAVQQHPQVEPQVLMAVSATVHAREVLRFDYGAAVRRVQPHHLVIRGGRWYLVAWDLDREDWRTFRVDRITPRTPTGPRFTPRAVPGGDVAAFAAARFRGVDGGDDWPCRGEVILSLPAAEVAPFIGDGTVEELGPDTCRLVMGSWSWPGLAAAIGRFDSDIEIIGPPELQGAFAHLARRYTQAATSLS; this is translated from the coding sequence ATGCCGAAGACCTCAGCTCGACTGCTGGCGCTGCTTTCGTTGTTGCAGGCGCGACGGGATTGGCCGGGAGCGCTGCTGGCCGAACGGCTGGAGGTCAGCCCGCGCACCGTGCGCCGCGATATCGATCGGCTGCGGGAACTCGGCTACCCGATCGCGACGGCCAAAGGTCCGGACGGGGGCTACCGGCTCGGCGCGGGCACGAACCTGCCGCCGCTGCTGTTCGACGACGAGCAGGCCGTCGCCCTCGCTGTCGCGCTCCGGACCGCTGCGGCCACTGGCGCAGATGTCGCGGAAGCCGCGGTGCGTGCGCTGAATACGATCCGCCAGGTCATGCCCGCCCGGTTGCGGCACCGCGTCGACGCCCTCGACCTCACCGCCGTTCAGCAGCATCCGCAGGTCGAGCCGCAAGTACTTATGGCAGTCAGCGCTACCGTCCACGCTCGCGAAGTGCTGCGCTTCGACTACGGCGCGGCGGTGCGCCGGGTGCAGCCGCACCATCTCGTAATCCGCGGCGGGCGTTGGTATCTCGTCGCCTGGGACCTCGACCGCGAGGACTGGCGCACCTTCCGCGTCGACCGGATAACTCCGCGCACTCCGACCGGCCCCCGTTTCACGCCACGTGCGGTTCCCGGCGGCGATGTCGCCGCTTTCGCCGCGGCCCGATTCCGTGGTGTTGACGGTGGCGATGACTGGCCGTGCCGCGGCGAAGTGATCCTGAGCTTGCCCGCCGCCGAGGTGGCACCGTTCATCGGGGACGGGACCGTCGAGGAACTCGGCCCGGATACCTGCCGATTGGTCATGGGCTCATGGTCCTGGCCGGGCCTGGCGGCTGCGATCGGCAGATTCGACAGCGACATCGAAATCATTGGCCCGCCCGAATTGCAGGGTGCCTTCGCGCATCTGGCCCGGCGCTACACCCAAGCAGCGACAAGCCTCTCCTGA